The following proteins are encoded in a genomic region of Arvicanthis niloticus isolate mArvNil1 chromosome 21, mArvNil1.pat.X, whole genome shotgun sequence:
- the Cox7a2 gene encoding cytochrome c oxidase subunit 7A2, mitochondrial — MLRNLLALRQIAQRTISTTSRRHFENKVPEKQKLFQEDNGMPVHLKGGASDALLYRATMALTVGGTVYAIYLLAMAAFPKKQN, encoded by the exons ATGTTGCGGAATCTGCTG GCCCTTCGTCAGATTGCCCAGAGGACCATCAGCACCACTTCACGAAGGCATTTTGAAAACAAAGTTCCAGAGAAACAAAAGCTGTTTCAG GAGGATAATGGGATGCCAGTTCATCTGAAAGGcggggcatctgatgccctcctctacAGAGCCACAATGGCTCTGACAGTTGGTG GAACAGTGTATGCCATCTATCTGTTAGCTATGGCTGCATTTCCCAAGAAGCAGAACTGA